GCGCGTCGAGCAGGTCGTCGTCGCCGCAGGAGGCGGCACCCACGTAGACGATGTCGGCGTCGGGGGCCACGGCGTGCACGGACTCGACGTCCAGCGACTCCTCGCCGTACCAGCCGGAGGCGCCGCACTCGTCGACGCTGTTGTAGCCGTCGGCCGCCGGGGTGACCTGCGTCAGCTGGCCCTTGCGGTACTTCTGGCCGCCGGTGTCCTTGGCCAGGCGGGCGGAGTCGGAGACGATGTTCGGCGAGGCGTAGGCGTCGGTGATCGCCACGGTGACGCCCGCGCCGGTGTACTTGCCGGCGCCGTAGGCGGCGCGCAGCTGGTCGCCGGAGTAGCCCTGGATGGTGTAAGCGGCCTTGCTGCCGTACGCCGAGGGGAGCTTCTTGTCGACGTTCGAGCCGTAGTAGGTGGAGAACGGCCCGGAGTTGACGAACGCGGCCTCGGGCGGGGGCAGGGTGTCGTCGTGGGTGGCCTGCCTGGGGGCGTTGTCGAGGCCCGTCACGGTGAGCACGGCGCCCTTGAGGGAGGCCGGCGCCGAGGCCGTGGCGGCCGGGGCGTGGTAGGTGTGGCTGCCCTTGGCGTAGTTGTGCAGCTGGGTGCCGAACGCCTTCTCGGCGGACTTCACGGTGCCGGTGACGGTCAGGAAGTGCTGGTTGGAGCCGGTGACCTTCAGGCCGGAGGAGGTCAACCACGAGCGCACGGCTTCCCGCTGGGCGGCGGTGGCGCCGAAGCGGGCCTGAGCCTGGGCCGCCGTCAGGTAGTGCGCGTACGTCGCCGACTGCGGGTCGGAGACCGCCTTGGCGTAGGCGGCCAGGCCCTGGGCGTCACCGGCGAGGTAGACCCGGGCGGTCACCTTGCCGCTGGCGGACGCGGCGCCCTTGTCCGCATGCGCGGTCGCCCACGCGGGCTTGGTGCCGCTCAGCAGCTGGCGCCCGGCCGACGTGTCGGCGTTGGCGCCCTGGGCGCCAAGCACGAGCGCGCCGGCGACGAGGGGCAGTGTGGCTGCCATCGCCAGCCCGGCGCGGGCTCTCTTGCGCTCGAATCTCATGGAACCCCCAAGCGAAGCAAGTGGATATCGCATCTGACACGGTGTCACCGTTATCCGTGCGCGGAGCACCGCACAGAGCGACACTCTGTCGCCGATCAGTTCACGTGAGGGCCATGAAATACCCAAGAGAAGGTCAAGGAACCCCCTCCTACGGATACTCGCCCGAGGGATCATTGACCTTGACCGCCAGGAGAGTTGACGCTAGCAGCGGCCCTGCCCACCCACCAGGGGATGCCGGATCGAGGCGGCGAGCCGGGGCGGAAGGGACAGAGGGAAAAAAACCCGCCGGACGCGCCGGGAACCCCCCACACGTACGAACGCGGGCCGCCCGCGCCGCGGCCGGCCACAGGCGCGGCCACCTCCTCGACCCGAAGCCCCTCCGTACCGCCGTGCCGCCGTGCCGCCGTGCCGCCGTGCCGCCGTGCCGCCGTGCCGCCGCCGCACGATCGCGCCCGTCAGGGCCGTCCCCTCTTCCACCGCCGCCCCCGACGCCGCGCCTGCGCCCGCCCCCGCGCCTGGGACCGCGGCCCCGCGCACCCTCCACCGCCGGCCCCACACCCGACGAACTCCTCGCCCCCACACCGCTCGGCGCCAGATCGGGAAGTGTGACGGTCCGCACACTCGACGGCCTCCGCCCGACAGGCGCTCTGGTGGCACCCACGGCCACACCCGACGGGACGGTGGACAGCGTGGGGGCTCCTGGTCCACGGCGGTGCCGTCATCCGCGAGGGGGCTGCCGCTGCGTCCGCCTCGCCGACGGCCCGGACCCTCCTGCGAAGTCCCGGGCATCGCGTGCGGCTTCGGCCGCATCAGGTCGCCTCGGCAGGCTCCGGAAACGCGGAAAACCCGTCCGATCAAGAAGATCGAACGGGTCGAGCGAGATCTTCTCCGACCGACGTCGGGAACATCCTTCTGTGGAGCTACGGGGATTCGAACCCCGGACCTCTTGCATGCCATGCAAGCGCTCTACCAACTGAGCTATAGCCCCGCGTCCGTCGGCCCGGCGAACCGGCCGACCTGGGGATTACTTTACACGGCCGACCGGGTGGAACAGCAAACCGGTAAACGGCCCGGGGCCACCGGAGGCGGCCAGGCCGCGCGGGTCCCCGATGCCGTCCTCGCCCCGGAGCGCCAACACCCCCGACGGCGGGACCAGTACGACCGCCGCCAGGGCGGACCCGCGAACCCGGAGGTGACGGCCGCCACAGTCAGGGCCCGGCCGGCCCGCAGGGCGCCGAGGCCGGGACCGGACGCCGTCGACGACGACAGCCGCGGCCGCCCTCCACCACCCCCAGGACGCCCCCACAAGCCCGTGGAAGCCGATCCGACGGGCCAGGAGGGGATGTCCGGCGCCACGCGCCACCAGACGGCGCCGTGAGCCCGCACCAGCCCCGAAGGGCACCGGGTTTCCCCCGGCCCCTCCCCCGCTCCCCCGCAAGTCCGCACGAGTCTCCTGCCGGTCCCGCTCACCCGAGGGGAGTGCCGGCCCGGCCCCGGGGGGGCTGAGGATTGGGGACTGAGGGCACCTCCCGTGCCCGCAGGCCGGGGAGACCCCGACACGCGCGGACCGAGTTCGCGCGAAAACGACGAAGGCGAAGCATCTCCGCGCTTTCCGCGGACATACTTCGCCTGTCGTCTTCTGTGGAGCTACGGGGAATTGAACCCCGGACCTCTTGCATGCCATGCAAGCGCTCTACCAACTGAGCTACAGCCCCAGAACCGCCGCCCTGTTGTCCTGGCGACGAGAAGAAGCATAGCGGGTGGAGCGTCGGGAAACGAAATCGGCTGCGCGGGACCCGCCGGGGGGCGGGCCGCGGGCCTCAGCGGTCGTCGCCGAGAACCGCTTCCGGCAGGCTGCTCGCGTTGTGCTCGGTCAACCGCCAGCCGCGCACGCCCTCGCCGAGGACGGACCAGCAGCAGTTGGACAGGCCGCCCAGCGACTCCCAGCTACGGGGGTCGAGGCCGAGCAACCTGCCGATGGTGGTGCGGATCGTGCCGCCGTGGCTGACCACGACCAGCAGACCGCCCGGGGGCAGCTTGTCGGCCTCGGCGAGCACCACCGGCGCGGCACGGTCGGCCACCTCGGTCTCCAGTTCGCCGCCGCCGCGGCGGACCGGCTCACCGCGCTTCCAGGCCGTGTACTGCTCGCCGAAGCGGGCCAGGATCTCGGTGTGGGTCAGGCCCTGCCACTCCCCCGCGTACGTCTCGCGCAGCCCCTCGTAGGGGGTGGCGGTCTGCCCGGTGAGCGCCGTCAGCTCGGCGGCGGTGGCGGCGGCCCGCCGGAGGTCGGAGGCGATCACCCGGTCCGGCGCGAGGGCGGCGAGCATACGGGCGGCCCGCCGGGCCTGGGCGACGCCGACCTCCGTCAGCGGGATGTCGGTGTCGCCCTGGAAGCGCTGTTCGAGGTTCCAGGAGGTCTGGCCGTGCCGCCAGAGGACGATCCGGCGGCCGCGGTCGGCTGAGGTCACGGTCGGCTCACGCGTCCTCGTCGAACGCCTCCGAGGCCGCGAGCGCCTCGGCGTGGGCCGCGCCCTTGCCGCGGGTGGCGACGGCGTCCTCGGGCAGGTCGATCTCGGGGCAGTCCTTCCACAGCCGCTCCAGCGCGTAGAAGACACGCTCCTCGGAGTGCTGGACATGGACGACGATGTCGACGTAGTCGAGCAGGATCCAGCGGCCGTCCCGCTCGCCCTCGCGGCGGACCGGCTTGGCGTCCAGGTCCTTGCGGAGGACCTCCTCGATCGCGTCCACGATCGCCCTGACCTGCCGGTCGTTGGGTGCGGAGGCCACCAGGAAGGCGTCGGTGATGGAGAGCACATCGCTGACGTCGTAGGCGATGATGTCGTGCGCGAGCTTGTCGGCGGCAGCCTGGGAGGCGGCGCGGATGAGCTCGACGGATCGGTCTGTGGCGGTCACGGAGCAGCTTTCCGGTCGGTGTACCTGACCCTTCAAGGGTCTCACGCCGCTCCGACAGCGCCCCACCTCGCGGAACGGCGCCCCGGGCCCCCGTCCGCGGCGCCGCCCGCAGAGCCCCGGACGCGCTCCGGCCCCGGGGAGGGCGCTCACGCGCCCGCCGGGGCCGGACCGGTCCTGCCGGGCGCCGTACTAGGTCTGGGACGGCTTGTAGTCCCCGCCGAGCACCACCAGGATGTCCGCGTTGGCCGGCACCGTGCCCTTGCCGACCTCGGCGACCGGGAGGTCCAGCGTGGTCGCCACGTCCTTCGCGGCGGCCTCCCGTGAGGCGTCGGAGTAGAGCACCTGGGAGACCTTCTGCGTCGTGGCCGCCTTGCCGCCGGGTACGTAGGAGTACGAGCCGCTGTTGGTGATCGCCGCCTGGGCCATGCTCGCGGCCTTGGCCTCGCCGCTGGCGTCCTTGACGGCCACCCGGGCCTCGCCGGACGACGCGCCGCCGGGCTTCACCGTGGTGCCGAGGGTGCTCTTGACGGTCGCAGCGGCCTGGTCGCTGAGCGTGCCGTCGGAGCCGACCGGCAGCGTGAGGGTGCTGTAGGCGCCGGTCTTCGCGAGGTCCGCGAGCGCCGCGAGGGAGGCGCCGAGCTGGCTCTCGGTGAGCGAGGGGTCGAGGATCTGGGTGAGGGCCTGCACGGTCTTGGTGGCCCCGGCGGTGTCGCTGGGCATCTTCTCCAGCACCGCCTCCATCACCTGGCCGAACCGCGCCAGCTGCGCGGTCTGCGGCTCTCCGGGCGCCCGGTAGGTGGCGTAGGCGACGGCGGCCTGGCCGGTGAGCTCCTGCTGCTCGCCCTTGGGCACCAGGACCTTGTCCTTGTCCTTGCCGGTGCCCTTGACGGAGGCGTTGGTGTCGACGAGCACGTTGCCCAGGGAGTCGACGAGCAGTTCGAGGTACGGCGAGTCGAGCCGCCAGCTGCCGCTGATGTCCGTGCCGAGCAGCGCGTTGAGCGCGTCACGGGTGGGGCCCACCCCGTCCTCGACGGACTTGTCGAGGGTCATGGTGCCGTCGTCGCCGCTGACCTGGAGGGCGTTGGGGATGAGGACGGTGGTGCCGTGCTTCTTCGTGGTGTTGTCCACCAGCAGGGCGGTGGAGCTGGGGCCGCCGTCGACGGGCATCAGGTGGACCAGGATCACGTCGCGCCGTTGGGAGCCGCCGGTGGCGGCCGCCTTGGCGCCGCTCTTCTTCAGCCCGGGGATCTTCCCGGCGTCCCACAGGTATCCGGCGCCGCCGAGCAGGGCCAGGACGAGGACGAGGACGAGCCCGACACGCCGGTTGCGGCCGCGCCGCCGGGCCTCCTCGCGGCGCTCGGTGCGGGACTCGGAGAACTTGAGCCAGTCGATGACGTCCTCGGACTCCTCGGAGTCCTCGTCCACGAAGGCGAACGGCTCTTCCTGGTAGCCGAGGCCCGTCCGGGGGCCGCCGCCCTCTCCGTCCTCCGCTGCCCGGTCCGGCTCCGGCCCCGCCTTCTGGCGGGGCAGCTGCCCGGTGTGCGGGCCGCCGCTGTCGTGGACCGGCACCTGGCCCGTGTGGCCGCCGCCGTCCTGGACCGGCATCTGGGCGGTATGGGAACCGCCGTCATAGACGGGTGTCCGGCCGGTGTGCGGCCCGCCGCCCCCGTACACGGGCTGCTGCCCGGTGTCGTACGCCGGGAACTGGCCGGTGTGCTGCCCGGTGTGCTGCCCGGTGTCGAAGTCCTGACGCGGACCGGCGCCGTACACGGGCATCTGCCCGGTCGGGGAACCGCCGTCATAGACGGGTGTCTGGCCGGTGTGCGGCCCGCCGCCCCCGTACACGGGCTGCTGCCCGGTGTCGTACGCCGGGAACTGGCCGGTGTGCTGCCCGGTGTCGAAGTCCTGGCGCGGACCGGCGCCGTA
This portion of the Actinacidiphila yeochonensis CN732 genome encodes:
- a CDS encoding S53 family peptidase, with product MRFERKRARAGLAMAATLPLVAGALVLGAQGANADTSAGRQLLSGTKPAWATAHADKGAASASGKVTARVYLAGDAQGLAAYAKAVSDPQSATYAHYLTAAQAQARFGATAAQREAVRSWLTSSGLKVTGSNQHFLTVTGTVKSAEKAFGTQLHNYAKGSHTYHAPAATASAPASLKGAVLTVTGLDNAPRQATHDDTLPPPEAAFVNSGPFSTYYGSNVDKKLPSAYGSKAAYTIQGYSGDQLRAAYGAGKYTGAGVTVAITDAYASPNIVSDSARLAKDTGGQKYRKGQLTQVTPAADGYNSVDECGASGWYGEESLDVESVHAVAPDADIVYVGAASCGDDDLLDALQKVVDNHLATIVSNSWGDVEADATPDSQAAYDQVFETGAVEGIGFYFSSGDDGDDAIDENGATDVSTPSDSQWATSVGGTSLAVGKNDKYLWETGWGTERAPLSADGKSWDGFPGPFTSGAGGGTSKLVGQPYYQRGVVPDSLSKENGSTAMRVQPDISAVADPNTGFLVGETMTFPDGTAKYNEYRLGGTSLASPVIAGVQALAEQARGGVPIGFANPGIYSRYGTSSFHDVTDHPLGQGQGIANVRVDYANTTDASEGTITSLRTFGADSSLHATVGYDNVTGVGTPGTDYVKSYKPAKKN
- a CDS encoding histidine phosphatase family protein; this translates as MTSADRGRRIVLWRHGQTSWNLEQRFQGDTDIPLTEVGVAQARRAARMLAALAPDRVIASDLRRAAATAAELTALTGQTATPYEGLRETYAGEWQGLTHTEILARFGEQYTAWKRGEPVRRGGGELETEVADRAAPVVLAEADKLPPGGLLVVVSHGGTIRTTIGRLLGLDPRSWESLGGLSNCCWSVLGEGVRGWRLTEHNASSLPEAVLGDDR
- the rsfS gene encoding ribosome silencing factor, whose amino-acid sequence is MTATDRSVELIRAASQAAADKLAHDIIAYDVSDVLSITDAFLVASAPNDRQVRAIVDAIEEVLRKDLDAKPVRREGERDGRWILLDYVDIVVHVQHSEERVFYALERLWKDCPEIDLPEDAVATRGKGAAHAEALAASEAFDEDA
- a CDS encoding LCP family protein, with protein sequence MNDANPRRPYGHGGPDTGTDPYGQGPYYEQQPYGYDAYGRPVAPPPPDPRAQGVHQDPYQGTYQGPGHIPQQPQQPYYGQPPGPDGHDTGQYPGYPGYSALERGYGPGGSPTGQMPVYGAGPRQDFDTGQHTGQFPAYDTGQQPVYGGGGPHTGQTPVYDGGSPTGQMPVYGAGPRQDFDTGQHTGQHTGQFPAYDTGQQPVYGGGGPHTGRTPVYDGGSHTAQMPVQDGGGHTGQVPVHDSGGPHTGQLPRQKAGPEPDRAAEDGEGGGPRTGLGYQEEPFAFVDEDSEESEDVIDWLKFSESRTERREEARRRGRNRRVGLVLVLVLALLGGAGYLWDAGKIPGLKKSGAKAAATGGSQRRDVILVHLMPVDGGPSSTALLVDNTTKKHGTTVLIPNALQVSGDDGTMTLDKSVEDGVGPTRDALNALLGTDISGSWRLDSPYLELLVDSLGNVLVDTNASVKGTGKDKDKVLVPKGEQQELTGQAAVAYATYRAPGEPQTAQLARFGQVMEAVLEKMPSDTAGATKTVQALTQILDPSLTESQLGASLAALADLAKTGAYSTLTLPVGSDGTLSDQAAATVKSTLGTTVKPGGASSGEARVAVKDASGEAKAASMAQAAITNSGSYSYVPGGKAATTQKVSQVLYSDASREAAAKDVATTLDLPVAEVGKGTVPANADILVVLGGDYKPSQT